The proteins below are encoded in one region of Thermosulfurimonas marina:
- the cmk gene encoding (d)CMP kinase, giving the protein MRAPEIITIDGPAGSGKTTVARMLARHLGWRLLESGSLYRALTWLALSEAPELLKERGPRLMKFLRERLPDLRFEASEKGLSLFFREKPLREELRLPEVEARVSELAAVPEVRELVGEILRELAREGRVVAEGRDMGTVVFPEAQAKFFLTASDEVRAERRLRDWRAQGLSVTREEVLASLKARDQKDSTRKTAPLTIPQGALVIDTSEKSPEEVLKEILSRLP; this is encoded by the coding sequence ATGAGGGCTCCGGAAATCATTACCATTGATGGTCCGGCGGGAAGCGGAAAGACCACCGTGGCCCGGATGCTCGCTCGGCATCTAGGCTGGCGGCTCCTGGAGTCGGGAAGTCTTTACCGGGCCCTTACCTGGCTGGCCCTTTCCGAGGCCCCGGAACTTCTCAAGGAGAGGGGACCTCGGCTGATGAAGTTTTTGCGGGAGCGCCTTCCGGATTTGCGTTTTGAGGCCTCGGAGAAGGGGCTTTCTCTTTTTTTCCGGGAAAAGCCCCTCAGGGAAGAGTTGCGCCTTCCGGAGGTGGAGGCCCGGGTTTCCGAGCTTGCGGCGGTGCCCGAAGTGCGGGAGCTGGTGGGCGAGATCCTCCGGGAGCTAGCCCGGGAGGGCCGGGTGGTGGCCGAGGGCCGGGACATGGGGACCGTGGTCTTTCCCGAGGCTCAGGCCAAGTTCTTTCTTACGGCCTCGGACGAAGTTCGGGCCGAAAGACGCCTTCGGGACTGGCGGGCCCAGGGGCTTTCCGTAACCCGGGAGGAGGTTCTCGCCAGCCTTAAGGCCCGCGACCAGAAGGATTCCACCCGCAAGACCGCTCCGCTGACCATCCCTCAAGGGGCCTTGGTGATCGACACTTCGGAAAAGAGCCCGGAGGAGGTCCTGAAAGAGATCCTCTCCCGCCTCCCTTGA